Proteins from one Aythya fuligula isolate bAytFul2 chromosome 11, bAytFul2.pri, whole genome shotgun sequence genomic window:
- the LOC116493550 gene encoding uncharacterized protein LOC116493550, whose amino-acid sequence MAGLLPVLGLLPVLSVLPPRALQHNLRNVKRVKKMLQPYSPAEISAEDTARAPQATLSRTEAGKEEETLKNLVDVLHHVMRNDPSQGALAAPSAATPPRNDTVDALWLKVYKKYAEKPEKTGKVAMTREPTPTMPSLLTLQADPDFSAASCVFESAQLTAALEELAFILQTAVPKGKDKILDQLINGFSEVFKECFKKSDAKNRK is encoded by the exons ATGGCCgggctgctgccagtgctggggctgctgccggTGCTGTCGGTGCTGCCGCCCCGCG caTTGCAGCATAATTTGAGGAATGTGAAACGCGTGAAG AAGATGTTGCAACCGTACTCCCCTGCTGAGATTTCAGCTGAGGACACAGCCCGTG CACCTCAAGCAACCCTCTCTAGGACAGAGGCAGGTAAAGAAGAGGAAACCCTGAAGAACCTCGTGGACGTTTTGCATCACGTCATGCGCAACGATCCCTCGCAGGGCGCTCTGGCTGCGCCTTCAGCAGCGACACCCCCTCGTAATGATACCGTCGATGCTCTTTGGTTAAAAGTATACAAGAAGTATGCTGAGAAGCCAGAAAAAACGGGAAAGGTTGCAATGACAAGAGAACCTACTCCAACTATGCCATCACTTCTGACTCTCCAAGCTGACCcagatttttctgctgcttcgTGTGTTTTTGAGTCTGCTCAGCTGACAGCAGCACTGGAAGAGCTGGCCTTCATACTGCAAACTGCTGTTCCAAAGGGGAAAGATAAGATTCTTGATCAGCTAATAAATGGATTTAGTGAAGTTttcaaagaatgttttaaaaaaagtgatgcCAAAAATCGCAAGTAA
- the NOX5 gene encoding NADPH oxidase 5: MSAGEDAAWLRWVAKQFESIAGADRQIHLEEFKAALKVKESFFAERLFALFDSDGSGTISLEELLSALSLLVHGSETDKLRFLFQVYDIDGSGAIDPAELRLVLRACLRESAVSLPPPRLDDLARALFEAADKDGSGSITFEELRAELEAFPGVMENLSISAVSWLKPPPPPERSRRPRYLTAAYWHNHGSQLAFLGGYTSLNLLLFTLAALRHAGLGGWLAVARGCGQCLNFNCAFIAVLMLRRCLSWLRATPVAQVLPLDHSVGLHQLMGYVVLALGAVHTGAHVANFSRLARQDGHRALTEFLLTARPGGGGLGGTASQTGLALQGLLAAMLAFSSPCVRRGGHFEVFYWSHLSYVSVWALLLLHAPNFWKWFVVPGGLFVLEKAVGLVVSRAVGLRIVEVNLLPSKVTHLVVQRPRSFRFRPGDYVYLNVPAIAAYEWHPFTISSAPEQQGTIWLHVRARGQWTSRLHEYCRHPEVLQPRGNLQRARWWRWAKAAPCTRPGSGGGSVATGEDEAIELTSYRATGAPAAPQGRPDEDPSPEVGSTVSTVSTGLGESHRLCSIKCYIDGPYGTPTRRIFTSEHAVLIGAGIGITPFASILQSIMYRYRLRKQSHNHKQCESLRGEDMTLRKVDFIWINRDQKHFEWFVSLLAKLELEQDEQEPGGRFLELHLYLTAALGKSDVRAVGLQLALDLLAAKEHKDSITGLRARTQPGRPDWSKVFGKVAEERKGKVQVFFCGSPALAKVVRAHCERFGFRFFKENF; the protein is encoded by the exons ATGAGCGCGGGCGAGGACGCGGCGTGGCTGCGCTGGGTGGCGAAGCAGTTCGAGAGCATCGCCGGGGCGGACAGGCAAATCCACCTGGAGGAGTTCAAAGCGGCTCTCAAGGTGAAGGAG TCCTTCTTTGCCGAGCGGCTCTTCGCGCTCTTCGACTCGGATGGGAGCGGGACCATCAGcttggaggagctgctgagcgCCCTGAGCCTGCTGGTGCACGGCAGCGAGACGGACAAGCTGAGGTTCCTCTTCCAGGTGTACGACATAGATG GCAGCGGTGCCATCGACCCGGCCGAGCTGCGCCTGGTGCTGCGGGCGTGCCTGCGGGAGAGCGCCGTGTCACTGCCACCACCACGCCTGGATGACCTGGCCAGGGCGCTCTTTGAGGCCGCTGACAAGGATGGCAGCGGCTCCATCACCTTCGAGGagctgagggcagagctggaggcttTCCCGGGGGTGATGGAGAACCTGAGCATCAG TGCCGTGAGCTGGCTGAAGCCCCCACCACCCCCCGAGAGGAGCCGCCGGCCGCGCTACCTGACCGCGGCGTACTGGCACAACCACGGCAGCCAGCTCGCCTTCCTGGGGGGCTACACCAGCCTCAACCTCCTGCTCTTCACCCTGGCTGCCCTGCGGCACGCCGGCCTCGGCGGGTGGCTGGCGGTGgcccggggctgcgggcagtGCCTGAACTTCAACTGCGCCTTCATCGCG GTGCTGATGCTGCGGAGGTGCCTGAGCTGGCTGCGAGCCACCCCCGTGGCCCAGGTGCTGCCGCTGGACCACAGCGTGGGGCTCCACCAGCTCATGGGCTACGTGGTGCTGGCGCTGGGTGCCGTGCACACGGGCGCGCACGTGGCCAACTTCA GCAGGCTGGCACGGCAGGACGGGCACCGTGCCCTCACCGAATTCCTCCTGACGGCACGtcccggcggcggggggctcggcggcACGGCCTCGCAGACCgggctggctctgcaggggctgctggctgccatgCTCGCCTTCTCCAGCCCCTGCGTCCGCCGTGGAGGGCACTTCGAG GTCTTCTACTGGAGCCACCTCTCCTACGTCTCCGTCTgggccctgctcctcctgcacgCCCCCAATTTCTGGAAGTGGTTCGTGGTGCCCGGGGGCCTCTTCGTGCTGGAGAAGGCGGTGGGCCTGGTTGTCTCCCGTGCCGTGGGGCTGCGCATCGTGGAGGTCAACCTGCTGCCCTCCAAG GTGACGCACCTCGTGGTCCAGCGCCCGCGCTCGTTCCGCTTCAGGCCCGGGGACTACGTCTACCTCAACGTCCCGGCCATCGCCGCCTACGAGTGGCACCCGTTCACCATCAGCAGCGCCCCCGAGCAGCAAG GCACCATCTGGCTGCACGTGCGGGCGCGGGGGCAGTGGACCAGCCGGCTGCACGAGTACTGCAGGCACCccgaggtgctgcagccccgtggGAACCTCCAAAGGGCGAGGTGGTGGCGCTGGGCGAAG gcagctccctgcaccAGGCCTGGCTCAGGAGGAGGCTCCGTGGCCACCGGTGAGGACGAAGCCATTGAGCTGACATCGTACAGAGCCACCGGGGCACCCGCTGCCCCCCAGGGGAGGCCGGACGAGGACCCTTCACCAGAGGTGGGAAGCACCGTAAGCACC GTTTCCACGGGGCTGGGCGAGAGCCATCGGCTCTGCAGCATCAAG TGCTACATCGACGGCCCCTACGGGACCCCGACGCGCAGGATCTTCACCTCGGAGCACGCCGTGCTCATCGGGGCCGGCATCGGCATCACCCCCTTCGCCTCCATCCTGCAGAGCATCATGTACAG GTATCGCCTGAGAAAGCAGAGCCACAACCATAAGCAGTGTGAGAGCCTGCGGGGCGAGGACATGACGCTAAGAAAG GTCGACTTCATCTGGATAAACCGGGACCAGAAGCACTTCGAGTGGTTCGTCAGCCTGCTGGCgaagctggagctggagcaggatgAGCAGGAGCCGGGAG GGAGGTTCCTGGAGCTGCACCTCTACCTGACGGCCGCCCTGGGCAAGAGCGACGTGAGGGccgtggggctgcagctggccctGGACCTGCTGGCCGCCAAGGAGCACAAGGACTCCATCACGGGGCTGCGCGCCAGGACGCAGCCCGGCCGCCCCGACTGGAGCAAG GTGTTTGGCAAGGTGGCcgaggagaggaaggggaaggtgcAGGTCTTCTTCTGCGGCTCTCCGGCGTTGGCCAAGGTCGTCAGAGCGCACTGCGAGCGCTTCGGCTTCCGCTTCTTCAAGGAAAACTTCTGA